The following coding sequences lie in one Benincasa hispida cultivar B227 chromosome 6, ASM972705v1, whole genome shotgun sequence genomic window:
- the LOC120079305 gene encoding sugar transport protein 14-like, which produces MTKLQWRISGGVTSMDDFLKQFFPKVYKRKQLHFKETDYCKYDDQILTRFTSSLYFAGLLSTFFSSHITRKHGRRASILVGSVSFLGGLINAVAINIAMLIIGRILLGIGIGFGNQAVPLYLSEIAPAKIRGRVNQLFQLTTCLGILIANFINYGTEKIHPWGWRLSLGLAMFPAAIMFIGGLFLPETPNSLVEQGKLEEGRRVLEKIRGTANIEAEFADLVDASNAARAVKNPFRNLLRRKNRPQLIIGAVGIPAFQQLTGNNSILFYAPVILLSLGFGSAASLYSSAFTSGALVVAALISMFLVDKFWRRKFFLEAGFEMFVCMIAGDNTENKLGTRKGAIERRKHIASVRDLAIRFSVRKVMGPIRMASS; this is translated from the exons AAGCTGCAATGGCGGATTTCAGGTGGAGTAACTTCCATGGACGACTTTCTGAAGCAATTCTTCCCAAAAGTCTACAAACGCAAACAACTTCATTTCAAAGAAACAGATTACTGCAAATACGACGATCAAATCCTCACTCGCTTCACTTCCTCTCTTTACTTCGCCGGTCTCCTCtccaccttcttctcttctcacATCACCAGAAAACATGGCCGTCGTGCAAGCATTCTTGTCGGATCCGTCTCCTTCCTCGGCGGCCTAATCAACGCCGTCGCAATCAACATCGCTATGCTCATCATCGGCCGAATCCTCCTCGGAATCGGTATCGGATTCGGCAACCAGGCCGTTCCATTATACCTTTCCGAAATTGCTCCGGCCAAAATCCGAGGCCGAGTGAACCAATTATTCCAATTAACCACTTGCCTAGGGATTCTGATAGCCAATTTCATCAATTACGGAACAGAGAAGATTCATCCATGGGGATGGCGATTGTCGTTAGGGTTAGCGATGTTTCCCGCGGCAATAATGTTCATTGGCGGTTTGTTTCTTCCTGAAACGCCTAATAGTCTCGTGGAACAGGGGAAATTAGAGGAAGGGAGAAGAGTTCTTGAGAAGATTCGAGGAACTGCGAATATCGAAGCGGAATTTGCGGATCTTGTTGATGCGAGCAATGCGGCTAGGGCTGTGAAGAATCCGTTTAGGAATTTACTGCGGAGGAAGAACCGGCCGCAATTGATCATCGGAGCGGTTGGGATTCCGGCGTTTCAGCAGCTTACGGGGAACAATTCGATTCTGTTTTACGCTCCTGTGATTCTGCTGAGTTTAGGGTTTGGATCGGCGGCGTCTCTGTATTCATCTGCGTTCACAAGCGGAGCTTTGGTTGTTGCGGCGCTGATTTCAATGTTTCTTGTGGATAAGTTTTGGAGGAGGAAATTCTTCCTTGAAGctggatttgaaatgttcgtCTGCATG ATAGCGGGCGATAACACTGAAAATAAACTTGGGACAAGGAAAGGAGCTATCGAAAGGCGTAAGCATATTGCTAGTGTGCGTGATTTGGCTATTCGTTTTAGCGTACGGAAGGTCATGGGGCCCATTAGGATGGCTAGTTCCTAG